The following are encoded in a window of Brevibacillus ruminantium genomic DNA:
- the fdhF gene encoding formate dehydrogenase subunit alpha: MEQKKVRFRLNGTEHVATEGTRILDYMLEKEIEHPHICYSPVLGPIQTCDTCMCEIDGQIMRACSTTIAEGMEILSASERARAAQSEAMDRVLENHMLYCTVCDNNNGNCRVHNTTELLQVEHQSRPFREKGYEVDMSHPFYRYDPNQCILCGRCVEVCQDLQVNETLTIDWEREMPRVIWDDNRSINNSSCVSCGQCVTVCPCNALMEKSMLGEAGFMTSMSQDLMTPMVDLVKAVEPGYSSILAVSEIEAAMRDTRIKKTKTVCTFCGVGCSFEVWTKDRKILKIEPSENAPVNSVSTCVKGKFGWDFINSDQRLTTPLIRRGDEFVPATWDEALTYMTERMSQIKQQYGGNALGFVSSSKTTNEEAYLMQKLARQVFETNNVDNCSRYCQSPASDGLMSTVGFGADSGTIKDIASAGLVIIVGANPTEGHPVLATRVKRAKKLFGQKLIVSDLRKHEMAERSDLYIHPRQGTDFVWLSAVAKYIIDQGWHDEAFIKARTNHYEDFVALLEKYTLEYAEEITGIPQEQMIQAAKMIHEADGTCVLWGMGVTQNVGGSHTSAAISNLLLVTGNFGRPGAGAYPLRGHNNVQGACDMGALPNWFPGYQSIADDSIRSKFEAAYGVSISPKAGYTNIQMLEAVGRGELKAMYLMGEDMAWIDSNANHVQDMLSQLEFFVVQDVFFTKTAQFADVILPAAPSLEKDGTFVNTERRIQRLYKALEPLGESKPDWEIITDVARRMGFEWGYQHPSEIMDEIAALSPVFSGVSYKRLEGWDSLVWPVLPDGTDEPLLYLERFNFADGRARFSLVDYVPPVEYPAEFDLVVNNGRLLEHFHEGNMTNKSKGIQYKVPEVFVEVPPALAAERGVQDGSLVRLVSPYGAIKLRAVVTDRVQGKELYVPMNSVSHENAINILTGNAVDVRTQTPAYKQTKVRMEVLEATGKNPLPLYNPRYAKRNPQLGVQVERKWNRSDYVAIADVNQPGGVK, encoded by the coding sequence ATGGAACAGAAAAAAGTGCGTTTTCGATTGAACGGAACAGAACATGTGGCGACAGAGGGAACCCGTATTCTCGATTACATGCTGGAGAAAGAGATTGAGCATCCGCATATCTGCTACTCCCCAGTGCTGGGACCGATTCAGACCTGTGATACCTGTATGTGTGAAATTGACGGTCAGATCATGCGCGCCTGCTCGACGACGATTGCTGAAGGAATGGAGATTCTGAGCGCCTCCGAGAGAGCCCGTGCGGCTCAGTCCGAAGCGATGGATCGCGTGCTGGAAAACCATATGCTGTATTGCACGGTATGCGACAATAACAACGGAAACTGCCGTGTCCACAATACGACGGAGCTGCTGCAGGTAGAGCATCAGAGCCGGCCTTTCCGGGAAAAAGGCTATGAAGTAGATATGTCGCATCCCTTTTACCGTTATGACCCGAACCAGTGCATTCTCTGCGGCCGCTGTGTAGAGGTATGCCAGGATTTGCAAGTCAACGAGACGCTGACAATTGACTGGGAGCGCGAAATGCCGCGCGTCATCTGGGATGACAACCGCTCGATCAACAATTCATCCTGTGTATCCTGCGGCCAGTGTGTGACAGTTTGTCCGTGTAACGCATTGATGGAAAAATCCATGCTGGGCGAGGCCGGCTTCATGACGTCGATGAGCCAGGACCTGATGACGCCTATGGTCGATCTGGTGAAAGCAGTTGAGCCGGGGTATAGCAGCATTCTCGCGGTATCGGAGATTGAGGCCGCCATGCGTGACACGCGGATCAAGAAAACCAAGACAGTATGTACTTTCTGCGGGGTAGGCTGCTCGTTTGAAGTGTGGACAAAGGATCGTAAAATCTTGAAAATTGAGCCGTCGGAAAACGCTCCTGTGAACAGCGTCTCCACATGTGTGAAAGGAAAATTCGGCTGGGACTTCATCAATAGCGACCAGCGCCTGACCACGCCGCTGATTCGCAGAGGCGATGAGTTTGTACCGGCAACCTGGGACGAGGCTCTGACTTACATGACAGAGCGCATGTCGCAGATTAAACAGCAATACGGCGGCAATGCGCTCGGCTTCGTAAGCTCCTCCAAAACAACCAATGAGGAAGCGTACCTCATGCAAAAACTGGCCCGTCAGGTGTTTGAGACAAATAACGTGGACAACTGCTCGCGCTATTGCCAGTCTCCTGCTTCGGACGGCTTGATGTCTACCGTAGGCTTTGGGGCAGACTCCGGTACGATCAAGGACATCGCTTCCGCAGGTCTGGTGATCATCGTAGGCGCCAACCCGACGGAGGGTCACCCGGTACTGGCTACGCGTGTGAAACGGGCTAAAAAACTGTTTGGCCAAAAGCTGATCGTCTCCGATTTGCGCAAGCACGAGATGGCAGAACGTTCCGATTTGTATATCCATCCACGCCAGGGAACGGACTTTGTCTGGCTATCGGCAGTGGCGAAATACATCATCGACCAGGGCTGGCATGATGAAGCCTTTATCAAAGCGCGTACAAATCACTATGAAGATTTCGTAGCGTTGCTGGAGAAATACACGTTGGAATACGCTGAAGAAATTACCGGCATTCCACAGGAACAAATGATTCAGGCAGCTAAAATGATCCATGAGGCAGACGGTACTTGTGTGCTCTGGGGCATGGGTGTAACGCAGAACGTGGGCGGTTCCCATACCTCCGCTGCGATCTCCAACCTGCTGCTCGTCACAGGTAACTTTGGGCGTCCCGGAGCAGGTGCCTATCCGCTGCGCGGCCACAACAACGTGCAGGGCGCGTGTGATATGGGTGCGCTGCCAAACTGGTTCCCTGGCTATCAAAGCATTGCAGATGACAGCATCCGGTCCAAATTTGAAGCAGCTTATGGTGTATCGATTTCGCCAAAAGCGGGCTATACCAATATTCAGATGCTGGAGGCCGTGGGCAGAGGCGAGCTGAAAGCCATGTACCTGATGGGAGAAGACATGGCTTGGATCGATTCCAATGCCAATCATGTGCAAGACATGCTGAGTCAGCTTGAGTTTTTCGTGGTACAGGACGTATTCTTCACCAAAACCGCCCAATTTGCTGACGTCATTCTCCCGGCAGCGCCATCGCTGGAGAAGGATGGTACGTTTGTCAATACAGAACGCCGTATCCAACGACTTTACAAAGCATTGGAACCGCTGGGTGAATCCAAGCCGGATTGGGAGATCATCACAGATGTGGCGAGAAGAATGGGCTTTGAGTGGGGCTATCAGCATCCAAGCGAAATCATGGACGAAATCGCTGCGCTCAGCCCGGTCTTTTCCGGTGTTTCCTACAAACGCCTCGAGGGTTGGGACAGCCTGGTTTGGCCGGTATTGCCGGATGGCACCGATGAACCGCTTCTGTATCTGGAGCGCTTCAACTTTGCCGACGGACGTGCCCGCTTCTCTCTGGTAGACTATGTTCCGCCAGTCGAATATCCGGCAGAATTCGATTTGGTCGTCAACAACGGCCGTTTGCTGGAGCACTTCCATGAGGGCAACATGACGAACAAATCAAAAGGGATTCAGTATAAAGTACCAGAGGTATTTGTTGAGGTTCCACCGGCACTTGCTGCTGAGCGCGGAGTACAGGACGGTTCGCTGGTCAGACTGGTGTCACCGTATGGCGCGATCAAGCTCCGTGCTGTCGTCACAGATCGTGTACAGGGGAAAGAGCTGTATGTGCCGATGAACTCTGTCAGCCATGAAAATGCGATCAACATCCTCACCGGCAAT
- a CDS encoding histidine triad nucleotide-binding protein, whose translation MDCIFCKIVNGDIPAKKVYEDEHVIAFHDINPIAPVHVLTIPKKHIASLLEIQPEDKELIGHLHLSLQKVAAELGVEESGFRVITNTGAHGQQTVFHIHYHLIGGRQLEWKM comes from the coding sequence ATGGATTGTATTTTTTGTAAAATTGTAAACGGTGATATACCTGCAAAAAAGGTATATGAAGATGAACACGTCATTGCGTTTCACGACATCAACCCGATCGCGCCTGTACACGTACTCACGATCCCCAAGAAGCATATTGCCTCTCTTTTGGAGATTCAGCCGGAGGACAAAGAACTGATCGGTCATTTGCACCTCTCTCTGCAAAAAGTAGCGGCTGAGCTTGGCGTAGAGGAATCCGGATTCCGCGTCATCACCAATACGGGCGCTCACGGACAGCAAACCGTCTTTCACATCCATTATCACTTGATCGGCGGTCGACAACTGGAGTGGAAGATGTAA
- a CDS encoding YpdA family putative bacillithiol disulfide reductase, translating to MEQVIIIGAGPCGLAAAVELKKRGIDPLLIEKGTLVNSIYRYPTFMIFHSTPDRLEIGDIPFSTPNEKPTRIEALQYYRLVASRNRLRIQLYESVYHVEKEAEGFLIRTTDRFQETHEYRCKNLVMATGYFDNPNRLNVPGENLEKVSSFFTEAHPYAGMKVALIGGNNSAVDAAMDLERAGADVTVICRKPELSDRVKAWTRPIFESLAEKGRIHVLYSAEVQEIREKEVLVRVDGETKTLENDFVFSLIGFRPDRAMLQALGAKTNPQTGEPVHDSSTMETNVPGLYIAGVIASGEHANAIFIENGRDHGKLIADGIAKRLSTKSSD from the coding sequence ATGGAACAAGTCATCATCATCGGGGCAGGACCTTGTGGACTTGCCGCCGCTGTCGAATTGAAAAAACGGGGGATTGACCCGCTGCTCATTGAAAAAGGAACGCTGGTCAACTCCATTTATCGCTATCCGACCTTTATGATTTTTCATAGTACACCGGATCGTCTCGAGATTGGCGACATTCCCTTTTCCACGCCAAATGAAAAGCCGACGAGGATTGAGGCGTTACAGTATTACCGGTTGGTCGCTTCCCGCAACCGGCTGCGTATACAGCTGTATGAGTCCGTCTATCACGTAGAAAAGGAAGCGGAAGGATTTCTGATCAGAACCACGGATCGTTTTCAGGAAACTCATGAATATCGGTGTAAAAATCTGGTGATGGCCACTGGGTACTTTGACAATCCCAATCGACTGAATGTACCAGGAGAGAATCTGGAAAAGGTCTCTTCCTTTTTTACGGAAGCGCATCCCTATGCAGGTATGAAGGTAGCATTGATCGGAGGCAACAACTCTGCCGTGGATGCAGCAATGGATTTGGAAAGAGCAGGGGCAGATGTAACGGTAATTTGCCGCAAGCCGGAGCTGTCTGATCGAGTCAAAGCCTGGACCCGGCCAATTTTTGAAAGCCTTGCCGAAAAAGGACGCATCCATGTCCTGTATTCCGCAGAGGTGCAGGAAATCAGAGAGAAGGAAGTGCTCGTCCGGGTAGATGGTGAAACGAAGACGCTGGAGAATGATTTTGTGTTTTCACTGATTGGCTTTCGACCAGACCGGGCGATGCTCCAAGCACTCGGCGCCAAAACCAATCCGCAAACCGGAGAGCCCGTACATGACTCGTCGACAATGGAAACAAACGTACCCGGTTTGTATATCGCCGGGGTCATCGCATCCGGAGAGCATGCCAATGCGATCTTCATCGAAAATGGACGGGATCATGGCAAATTGATTGCTGACGGCATCGCAAAACGGCTATCGACAAAGAGCAGCGACTAG
- a CDS encoding S-layer homology domain-containing protein yields MYTKRIHILITCLFWIMTLFTLSLGVSASANQTISFKDISSSYAREDILALSKAGIVLGDAQGYYHPKQAVTRAEFVAMLTRTWGLKSVNSQIPAYLDVPKSSWAYGSVQAAVTLGIANGTSAKTFSPNRTITRQEAATLLMRALKGELSQSAQVSLNDRYQVAAWALPYVQEAVHEKILVGYQGYFRPNAFLSREETAVLLNRLKTKMDQSQAKAKTPIILGWQYQSTTDEFIRVVKDSPINTLSPRWFYLQPDGTVVDYAEASLVQWAQQNGRQVWPLFGNRFDAKATNQALSSQANRTRIIQRLVELSDKYQLDGINIDFENILPGDRDAFTAFIKEMTDVLHAKGKKVSVDVPPDTQSDWSAAYDYANLGKYADYVVLMGYEEHWEGGSTAGSVSSLPWLNRISNQLLSRIPANKFIVGLPLYTRDWYKTNGTWQSQDLLVLESFQFLSQNRTSPTWDPGVSQYQASYQKNGASHQIWMEESRSLGAKMSASLHQPIAGFAYWYVGESLPEVWNVISNVYTLQKWKAL; encoded by the coding sequence ATGTATACAAAACGCATACATATCCTGATTACGTGTCTATTTTGGATCATGACCCTGTTCACCCTTTCACTGGGAGTCTCCGCTTCGGCTAACCAAACCATCTCATTCAAGGACATCTCCTCCAGCTACGCGCGAGAGGATATTCTTGCCCTTTCCAAAGCCGGAATCGTGCTGGGGGATGCCCAAGGCTACTATCATCCAAAGCAAGCTGTCACGCGGGCCGAGTTTGTCGCCATGTTGACCCGCACCTGGGGATTGAAGTCAGTAAACAGTCAAATACCAGCCTATCTCGATGTGCCGAAAAGCTCCTGGGCATACGGTTCTGTGCAGGCTGCAGTGACGCTAGGGATTGCCAATGGTACATCTGCAAAGACATTTTCTCCCAACCGGACGATCACACGACAGGAAGCGGCAACCTTGCTGATGCGGGCCCTGAAAGGGGAGCTCAGCCAATCTGCTCAGGTTTCCCTGAATGACCGATACCAGGTGGCAGCATGGGCACTGCCCTATGTACAAGAAGCGGTCCACGAAAAAATCCTCGTGGGGTATCAAGGGTATTTTCGTCCGAATGCATTCTTGTCACGCGAGGAAACAGCGGTCCTTCTCAATCGCCTGAAAACCAAAATGGACCAGTCACAGGCAAAAGCCAAAACACCCATTATTTTAGGATGGCAGTATCAATCGACGACAGATGAATTCATTCGAGTGGTGAAGGATTCGCCGATCAATACACTTTCACCTCGCTGGTTTTACCTGCAACCAGATGGTACCGTCGTCGATTATGCGGAAGCCTCACTCGTTCAGTGGGCTCAACAGAATGGACGACAAGTGTGGCCGTTGTTTGGAAACAGGTTTGATGCCAAAGCGACGAATCAGGCGCTCTCCAGCCAAGCCAATCGGACCCGCATCATCCAAAGGCTGGTCGAGCTGTCTGACAAGTATCAACTGGATGGCATTAACATCGATTTCGAAAATATTCTCCCTGGTGACCGCGATGCTTTCACCGCCTTTATCAAAGAAATGACGGACGTCTTGCATGCCAAAGGGAAAAAGGTATCGGTTGATGTGCCCCCCGACACGCAATCAGATTGGAGTGCAGCCTATGACTACGCAAATCTCGGCAAGTACGCGGATTACGTCGTACTCATGGGTTATGAAGAACACTGGGAAGGAGGGTCCACCGCCGGATCCGTCTCTTCTCTTCCCTGGTTGAACAGAATATCAAATCAGTTGTTGTCACGTATTCCTGCCAACAAATTTATCGTCGGACTTCCGCTCTACACCAGAGACTGGTACAAGACCAACGGCACATGGCAATCACAGGATCTCCTTGTCTTAGAGTCGTTTCAGTTCCTTTCCCAAAACAGGACGAGTCCGACATGGGACCCTGGCGTTTCGCAGTATCAAGCAAGCTATCAAAAGAACGGGGCTTCTCATCAAATCTGGATGGAAGAGAGTCGTTCACTCGGTGCCAAAATGAGTGCCAGCTTGCACCAGCCGATTGCCGGATTTGCTTACTGGTACGTGGGTGAGTCCCTGCCGGAAGTGTGGAATGTCATCTCCAATGTCTACACCCTGCAAAAATGGAAAGCACTTTGA
- a CDS encoding L-threonine 3-dehydrogenase gives MKRILITGALGQIGSELTAKLREVYGADQVIATDIRKPEDHQTVQSGPFEVLDVTDAKAMFDIAKKHQVDTFMHLAALLSATAEAKPLLAWNLNMGGLVNALEVSRELGCQFFTPSSIGAFGPTTPKDHTPQDTIQRPTTMYGVNKVSGELLCDYYFHKFGVDTRGVRFPGLISYVTPPGGGTTDYAVDIYYQAIQEGSYTSYIAKGTYMDMMYMPDALQAIISLMEADPAKLKHRNAFNVTAMSIEPEDVARAIQKHIPSFVMKYDVDPVRQAIADSWPNAIDATAAREEWGFAAKYDLEKMTADMLAKLKGKLLQKIS, from the coding sequence ATGAAGAGGATTTTAATCACGGGTGCTTTGGGCCAGATCGGTTCCGAGCTGACTGCAAAACTGCGTGAAGTGTACGGCGCTGATCAGGTAATTGCGACGGATATCAGAAAGCCGGAGGACCATCAAACGGTGCAATCAGGTCCTTTTGAAGTGCTCGATGTCACCGATGCAAAAGCGATGTTTGACATCGCGAAAAAGCATCAGGTCGATACCTTCATGCATTTGGCAGCGTTGTTATCTGCAACGGCAGAGGCAAAGCCACTTTTGGCCTGGAATTTGAATATGGGTGGCTTGGTCAACGCCTTGGAGGTATCCCGTGAGCTGGGCTGTCAGTTTTTTACACCCAGTTCGATTGGAGCGTTTGGTCCGACGACGCCGAAGGATCATACACCGCAGGACACGATCCAGCGTCCAACTACCATGTACGGTGTCAACAAGGTTTCCGGCGAACTGCTGTGTGATTACTACTTCCATAAGTTCGGTGTGGATACGAGGGGAGTGCGTTTCCCTGGATTGATTTCCTACGTCACTCCTCCCGGCGGAGGTACAACAGATTACGCGGTGGATATTTATTACCAAGCAATCCAAGAGGGAAGCTACACGTCCTATATTGCAAAGGGAACCTATATGGACATGATGTACATGCCGGACGCTTTGCAAGCCATTATCAGCCTGATGGAGGCCGATCCAGCCAAATTGAAGCATCGCAACGCCTTCAATGTAACCGCCATGAGCATTGAACCGGAGGATGTCGCCAGAGCCATCCAAAAGCATATTCCATCCTTTGTAATGAAATACGATGTGGACCCGGTTCGCCAGGCGATTGCTGACAGTTGGCCCAATGCCATCGATGCCACCGCAGCCCGTGAGGAATGGGGGTTTGCAGCCAAGTATGACCTGGAAAAGATGACCGCTGACATGCTCGCGAAGCTGAAAGGCAAGCTGCTGCAAAAAATCAGCTAA
- a CDS encoding glycine C-acetyltransferase: MGSKALEHFLEENLADLKSKGLYNVIDPLQSANGPIITISGKQLINLSSNNYLGLATDRRLIEAAVKAAEKYGVGAGAVRTINGTLELHIQLEEKLAAFKHTEAAIAYQSGFNCNMAAISAVMDKDDAILSDELNHASIIDGCRLSRAQIIRFNHSDIEDLRAKAKEATQSGKYKKVMVITDGVFSMDGDIAKLPEIVEVAEEFDLITYVDDAHGSGVLGKGAGTVKHFGLSDKIDFQIGTLSKAIGVVGGYVAGRQNLIDWLKVRSRPFLFSTSLTPADVAASMTAIDILQSSTELHDRLWENGNYLKKGLKALGFDIGKSETPITPCVIGDEQKTQEFSKRLYDAGVYAKAIVFPTVPRGTGRVRNMPTAAHTKEMLDEALHIYEKVGKEMGILS; encoded by the coding sequence ATGGGAAGCAAAGCATTGGAACATTTTTTGGAAGAAAATCTGGCTGACCTCAAAAGCAAAGGTTTATATAACGTGATTGACCCGCTGCAAAGTGCAAACGGTCCGATCATCACCATTTCAGGGAAACAATTGATCAATCTCTCTTCCAACAACTATTTGGGCCTGGCGACGGACCGACGCCTGATCGAAGCGGCAGTCAAAGCTGCTGAAAAGTACGGGGTAGGCGCAGGCGCAGTGCGGACGATTAACGGCACACTGGAGTTGCATATTCAGCTCGAAGAAAAGCTCGCCGCCTTCAAACACACGGAAGCTGCCATCGCCTATCAATCCGGCTTCAACTGCAACATGGCTGCGATCTCTGCCGTGATGGATAAAGATGATGCCATCCTTTCTGATGAGTTGAATCATGCCTCAATCATCGACGGTTGCCGTCTTTCCCGGGCTCAGATTATTCGTTTCAATCACTCGGATATCGAGGATCTGCGGGCAAAAGCCAAGGAAGCGACGCAGTCAGGCAAATATAAGAAAGTTATGGTGATCACGGACGGCGTGTTTTCCATGGATGGCGACATCGCCAAGCTTCCGGAAATTGTAGAGGTTGCCGAAGAATTTGACCTGATCACCTATGTTGACGATGCACATGGTTCTGGCGTGCTGGGGAAAGGGGCCGGTACGGTCAAGCATTTTGGCCTCTCTGACAAAATTGACTTCCAGATCGGCACCTTGTCCAAGGCAATCGGGGTTGTCGGCGGTTATGTCGCTGGCCGCCAAAACTTGATCGATTGGTTGAAAGTACGCAGCAGACCGTTTTTATTCTCTACTTCATTGACCCCTGCGGATGTGGCCGCCAGCATGACAGCTATCGATATTTTGCAAAGCAGTACGGAATTGCATGACCGTCTGTGGGAAAACGGCAACTATCTGAAAAAAGGTCTAAAAGCGCTCGGTTTTGACATTGGAAAGAGTGAAACGCCAATTACTCCTTGCGTGATCGGGGACGAGCAAAAGACACAAGAATTCAGCAAACGCCTGTACGACGCCGGTGTATATGCCAAAGCGATTGTATTCCCGACAGTGCCGCGCGGAACAGGCCGCGTGCGCAATATGCCGACAGCCGCACATACAAAAGAAATGCTTGATGAAGCATTACACATCTACGAAAAAGTGGGCAAAGAAATGGGGATTCTTTCATGA
- a CDS encoding (2Fe-2S) ferredoxin domain-containing protein: protein MATWNLSRTQRHVILCNGGSCTRAGAEEVTKAIRSAIKETGIDDLVHTTKTLCNGRCEDSCVVIVYPDAIWYRKMTPELAEELVEKHLVQGEPLKSHVSHQLGPHGFERAAEAPEGMFKSERRA from the coding sequence GTACACAGCGTCACGTCATTCTTTGCAACGGCGGCAGTTGTACACGGGCGGGCGCAGAAGAAGTCACCAAAGCAATCCGCTCAGCAATTAAGGAGACCGGGATTGACGATCTGGTACATACGACGAAAACGCTGTGCAACGGTCGTTGTGAAGATTCTTGCGTCGTTATTGTATACCCTGACGCAATCTGGTATCGAAAAATGACTCCCGAGCTTGCAGAGGAGTTGGTTGAAAAGCATTTGGTACAGGGAGAGCCTCTGAAATCCCATGTTTCTCACCAGCTCGGCCCCCATGGTTTTGAAAGGGCGGCTGAGGCCCCTGAAGGCATGTTTAAATCAGAGAGAAGGGCTTAG